AGAAGTTATAATCATAACGAGTATCAAAACTTTTgctttaatacttatttattttataagatatttagcTAGGCAATGTTGTAGTTTGTAACTTAAGTTTGCCTACTTTTTTAAAGCACAATTTTGGTGTTTTAAATGAGTTTTATTTGTTAGAATCAACTTTATTACAGTAGCTTAGAGTCCAACATTGAATAGTAACTGAAATCACTTAGGACTTTCTTTAAGCAAAAGTAGTTATTGagaaaaaacttcaaaatcCGTGCAAAGTTGCAGCATTTTACGGTACTTCTTCATTTTTTCACACTACTCGATTCATCTACCGAACTTTTAAAATACGCACATTACATTTTACTTATTTGAATCGGGCCCGCCTACACATTCTAAATCTAATATATGGCCCTCTGCACAATTGGGTTTCGACACCCCTGCCCTAAACGGAAGGACGCCAGATAATAACACgttttatgtatattgtgtAAAATACTATtccatagaaataaaattaatgtaaccGGAAACATTAAGGTAAATAGGTATACAGTATTGTTTCAATGTACAACATTGCTGTCTGACGgttagaaacaaaaaaagagCATGCATGCAGTTTTTATCATACtcaagctgtgtggctacggtagtaaagaatatagccaccccctcttcccgtgggtgtcgtaataaAGGTCTTTCTCTTACATTACTTTCATATGTTGTCTACattgctagttttttttttttataatattatgtaatgttttCTCTCTTagtattttcatttcttttgaACACAAGTGTTGTTAACTACTAGATTCAACATTTATTATCAAATACAAGTCTTATActcctaataaaaaaatatatattaaatttaaaagttttatttacatttcccATTTTAATTaggtttgtaaaaattaaataataccacCTATATAgaactattaaaatactttttattgaagttatattACTCTTTTGGCGTGAGAcagaaaaatgatgagagtaaatatTTTCGATGCGCatgcacaccgtcacaaaaaactgaCACCCTGAAGATAGCTAGTCAACAAAGAAGTTAACAAGGTGACgatagctagccaatgaagtatatcTTCTTACgtgcatacattttttttaattaaccggtagttttttataaaaactaaaaaaaggtaaatttaaaataagtttgggGACTAAGTAAGTATTACGTAACGCAAATTTAGGAGATTTTTGACCTCCTCCCCTCCCCTCATATAACGCGGCGTAATGTTTTCCTGAACCCCATAAACGTTACGAAACACCCAACTGACCATTTTTACACAGATGTCACCATTATGTTGCGCAAACTACCggaaagaatatatatttatatacaaaaaagggGTATAAGCAAAACGGGTTACCAACTTGGGAGATTTTAATAccctaggttttttttttaaataaaaaacaatgttatgtAATGTTACGTAGCAGGTTGTTTCAACCCACCTCCCGCCCCTGTAACGCATCGTTCGTTTTACAAGACCAGAGGGGTCTTGGTCTTTGGTCTCCTCCCCCCAAATTTcattacgtaatacttgaatgcCCCCTTTATTGTACTTACAAAATATCAAATGATTTAGTtactaactattattttttataataagaaaaattaaattataagcagTCATTTCAGTACTTGATTTAAGCAATTTGATAATTGCAGACCATTttataagcttttatttaagTTGCAATGTCATGTAAGTATGTTGAGATGTATTTTTGTTAGGGTGGAATtttgcaactcaattttgaagcatatatCTTTAATCTATTGAGCTAAAATATTGGTTTTTCcttttagtttattaatgtaCATTTTATGATTTAGAGCTCATCCTTTTTGCCCGTTTCGCCTTTTAAATCTTCGTATAGGCAGGAATTATCTGTATTTTTCAAAGCATGGTTTGTACAGAGGTGGTGCTTTAAATCAATTTGGCCCTGTAAGTTCCAGTACCAATCTTCAATTTCACTTTCATTCTCTTCAAGTAGACTTTCACATTGAGTCTTCATGTGAGTGATCTCCGCTGAAGGCTTGTCCCATAACTCGTATGGAATACCTAAATCAACTTTAACACCTTTGTCAACAAGTCCGTGTAGAGTTTTAAACGTTTGACTCATACCTTTCGCAAATCTCGTACTATCCTGTCtttctttatgtatgttatactCTAGGATTTTTTCACAGACACCTTCCAGTGACTCGATTAATCGTAGTTCAGACTTTTCGTATTTAGTCCGCTTCTTAGGTTGCACATCGTCAAGAGAGTATCCTATTTCAATCACGTCACGAATTTTGCCAGTTTCTTCGAGTCTACCTTGCAATTCCGTGGCTAATATTTTGCACACTTCACACCGATTGGCATATTTAACGCCTAAATCTTCTTCATTTCTAACTTCTACATTGTTATTGCATAAAACAATGCTAAGACTGCACAAAagtataaaacttattttccGGCAAGCCATGGTGAAGCAagtacgaataaaaataaaaattcctaACGCCTTGTCTTATTGTCTATTAACTTAAAGGTATTTTGTTCTAAAGCAGTGGCACGAATTGTTTAAATATGTTaacgtttaaaattaatatcaaaaactaCAACTTACGCTACTTGTACGCTATTAgatcaaaaagtatttaattctATTATGACAATTGACAGTTGACTTTGataagttgttttaaaatttatcccccaatagggaaaggcagaGGACTATAGTCCATACAGCCTCACTTTGATAAGTTTGATAAGAGATGCAGAGAGAATTTCCGCGTTCCACAAAGCGACTGCAACGACCACATTACCCTTTCTATCGTTCCACCTACGGGCTAAGGGCACGCAACCATTATCAAATAGATAAATtagtttattcttttatttaccttgttcatttatttttgatttcaatttagttttaaaaactacacttatatttttaattcgtatCTTAGAAAGTCTATTCATTATATTAATAGCTCATACATTGCTGTATGAGCTAGTTCCTACAGTAGTATCGACTTCAGGTACGATAATATTTAGACAGCACTCTTTCAAAACTCCAACTTTACGAAAATAGAGCTCAACTGCAAAGTTGGTATCCTGCGTATAGTAAACCGGGTTCAACCGTGGCATTGAAGTCTCGCTGTCTCATCTCTTATctctatacttttatattttacaattttatatactctttggtcACTACCAAGGAATATAGGATATGTTCCGATATGCACTGCGACCACTTTACAGTGTGATGTCAATTTAGTATACTGTAAAGCCATTCCTAAaagccgatggcgggataacaatctaactgctgggtttgaaatacacaggccgaagacgggcagcagcgtcttcggtgcgataaagccagctctgcggtcaccaacccgcctgcacagcgtagtgactatgggaaaaacacatgagtttactccatttttggtgcgaacttgtggaggcctatgtccagcagtggactatattaggctgaagtgatgatgatcatgatgatAAAGGCTTTTCCTATATAGCCAGTTATACTAGTTACTATTTAAAACGGAACGCAATCCCGTATACTGTCAGCCGCATTTTTTTGACGCAGCATTCAAGTTTCAAATAAGTGtactatcaaatataaaatattttaattaatagtaattgtaaattgaatttataatataataaaagtaagaagtttttcattaaaaagaatatgTTTCTCATTACTcaacttatattaattttgtgtatAAGTTAATGTACAGATGTGTTGGGTAAActttaggatttttttaaaattaatatataggtactttacgtgtttttttttttcgcacaATTAAAAATTTCCTGCATAATTTTCAGCTCgtattgaacatttttaacacaGTCTAATATGGTTAATTTTTGCAATTCTTccgttgatttatttattttaatctaaactaattacagaactttataattttgtgattaaactggagatattatttaaaacacgtATGGCAGTTGGCACTCGAGTGGTTTTGACTGATCTCGTAATCAAAGTACTGCGAGTACCTTACCTTGAAAACGCCAGTGCTCACAGTAGAATATGGTACTGCGACAGTATACTGGCAGTCCATAACGGAACGAATTCTTATACAGTGATAGCATTATGTAGTGCTCGCAGTGCATATCGGAACATACCCATAGTGCTTTCTATGATTGTTATTGTCGttcaaagagtaaaataactggCCATAGCTGTAGTTTGACTGTCGCCGGTAGGAGTAATACTGTAATAGTGTTCTGTGGTCGTGTTCTTTGGTCGTGTTAACCGGCTTGACATTAAATTCTCTTTGCCGGCTTGTCATTTAATTTTcgaatattgatatttgttcCTCTTTTTGTTATAAGTGATTTAACACATTTTATCGGTaagtaaaatgatgatttttgtaattttatatctgTTTTTCAAGCTGTTGCGCTGTTAAACTTTATTCCGTACACGTGCGATGTTTTtgagaatagaaaaaaaaatcttttgtccGTTTGTCGAATAGATTCCTGGAAGAAAACGTTATTTGAATTCGGTATTATAGATAACTACTTaatcgatcatcatgaaactttgtacacatattcttggagataTTAGAAAAGCtaagctttagattaagaaacCGTCTTTTTGAAGTTTGATAGGttagggtaattttttttgtaacgaaattatgtcgataaacggtctaatttggaagttagataggttagggttattttttttttgtaacgaaattatgccgataaacggtcaaattttgagc
This is a stretch of genomic DNA from Melitaea cinxia chromosome 2, ilMelCinx1.1, whole genome shotgun sequence. It encodes these proteins:
- the LOC123660027 gene encoding protein canopy 4; translation: MACRKISFILLCSLSIVLCNNNVEVRNEEDLGVKYANRCEVCKILATELQGRLEETGKIRDVIEIGYSLDDVQPKKRTKYEKSELRLIESLEGVCEKILEYNIHKERQDSTRFAKGMSQTFKTLHGLVDKGVKVDLGIPYELWDKPSAEITHMKTQCESLLEENESEIEDWYWNLQGQIDLKHHLCTNHALKNTDNSCLYEDLKGETGKKDEL